In one window of Methanosarcina vacuolata Z-761 DNA:
- a CDS encoding phytoene desaturase family protein — protein sequence MKAIVIGAGLGGLLSAARLSKAGYQVDVFERLPITGGRFTNLSYKGFQVSSGAFHVLPHGPAGPLAKFLNEVGADVKIVRADNTTVRVPLKKGSKDYEKGFKDILFNDFSTLLSHKDRLKIALLIVSTRKNRPTGSTLQAWLRSQFKDDWLEKFADAFCGWALSLRSDEVSVEEVFEIIENMYRFGGPGVPIGGCKGVIDALESVIAAHDGKIHTETEVSKILVENGKAAGVLVGEEAHKADLVISNLGHAATACLCAEALSGEKASEYLRRLETLKPSAGIKICLAADEPLVGHSGVLLTPYAKRVNGINEVTQVDPRLAPPGKHLTMSHQHVAPENVKNLEAEIELGLQDLKEIFPNKKYEVLLIQSYHDNWPVNRAASGTDPGNETPIPGLYVVGDGAKGKGGIEVEGVALGVVATMKKILD from the coding sequence ATGAAAGCGATTGTGATTGGCGCAGGACTTGGCGGGCTCTTAAGTGCGGCCAGGCTCTCAAAGGCAGGGTACCAGGTAGATGTTTTTGAAAGGCTTCCCATCACAGGAGGAAGGTTTACAAACCTCAGTTACAAGGGATTCCAGGTTTCAAGCGGAGCTTTCCATGTCCTGCCCCATGGACCTGCAGGCCCTCTTGCCAAGTTCCTCAACGAAGTCGGAGCCGATGTAAAAATTGTTAGGGCAGATAATACAACTGTACGCGTGCCTCTGAAAAAAGGCAGCAAGGATTATGAGAAAGGCTTCAAAGATATTTTGTTTAACGATTTTTCCACACTTCTCTCGCATAAAGACCGCCTGAAGATCGCCCTTCTTATAGTAAGTACGCGAAAGAACCGCCCAACAGGAAGCACTTTGCAGGCATGGCTCAGGTCACAGTTTAAAGATGACTGGCTTGAGAAATTTGCCGACGCTTTCTGTGGCTGGGCATTGAGCCTTAGAAGTGACGAAGTTTCTGTGGAAGAAGTTTTCGAAATCATTGAAAACATGTACAGATTCGGCGGCCCAGGAGTTCCTATTGGAGGATGCAAAGGAGTAATCGATGCTCTGGAAAGTGTGATTGCTGCACATGACGGAAAGATTCATACCGAGACCGAGGTTTCCAAAATCCTTGTAGAAAACGGAAAAGCTGCGGGTGTTCTTGTTGGTGAGGAGGCTCATAAAGCAGACCTGGTCATCAGCAATTTAGGGCATGCTGCAACTGCATGTCTCTGTGCGGAGGCCCTGTCAGGCGAAAAAGCTTCAGAATACCTCAGAAGACTTGAAACCCTGAAGCCTTCTGCCGGGATAAAGATATGTCTTGCTGCAGACGAGCCTCTTGTAGGGCATTCGGGTGTCCTTCTAACCCCATATGCAAAAAGAGTAAATGGGATAAATGAAGTTACGCAGGTCGATCCGAGACTCGCTCCACCTGGCAAGCATCTTACAATGTCCCATCAACACGTAGCCCCTGAGAACGTGAAAAATCTCGAAGCTGAAATTGAACTGGGGCTTCAGGACCTTAAAGAAATCTTTCCCAATAAAAAATACGAAGTCCTGCTTATCCAGTCATACCACGACAACTGGCCGGTAAACAGGGCTGCCTCAGGCACGGATCCTGGTAATGAGACCCCTATTCCCGGACTTTACGTTGTAGGGGATGGAGCCAAAGGAAAAGGCGGCATTGAAGTTGAAGGTGTAGCTCTTGGTGTAGTTGCTACCATGAAGAAAATCCTGGACTAA
- the fpoD gene encoding F420H2 dehydrogenase subunit FpoD, translated as MEERLEPDEMIVHLGPQHPMQPGPFRLNLRLKGETVVDADIELGFIHKGIEKILENKTYLQGITIVDRICYLVALVNEECFVGCTEKLLGIEPPERSQYIRVILDELTRIQSHLLGMGEFGEFIGFVSMFMYTVREREEVLSLIDMITGARITHSYLKFGGVRDDLPDGFKEKAISVLNKLKKSVDDFEEMFHTDRIYRERTVGVGVLTADVAKNLGVSGPALRATGVPFDIRKNEPYLVYKDLDFKVCTETAGDCFARVQVRLNEIRESIYILEQCFDQIPSGPLFPEGSLYGRRTPVMRVPAGEVFYRVEDPRGEMGMYMISDGSDKPYRVKIRGPYYPTLQALPPLIIGTTVADVAAISGSMDGCTSEADR; from the coding sequence ATGGAAGAACGGCTTGAACCAGATGAGATGATCGTACACCTGGGCCCTCAGCATCCCATGCAGCCCGGCCCCTTCAGGCTAAACCTGAGGTTAAAAGGGGAAACAGTAGTGGATGCTGACATAGAACTGGGTTTCATTCATAAAGGTATTGAAAAGATTCTGGAGAATAAGACTTACCTCCAGGGAATAACAATCGTGGACAGGATCTGCTATCTTGTGGCTCTTGTAAACGAAGAATGTTTTGTAGGCTGTACCGAGAAATTACTTGGCATCGAACCGCCTGAAAGGTCTCAATATATCCGGGTTATTCTTGACGAGCTTACAAGAATTCAGAGCCATCTGCTGGGTATGGGCGAGTTTGGAGAATTCATTGGTTTTGTTTCCATGTTCATGTACACGGTAAGGGAACGAGAAGAAGTCCTGAGCCTGATTGATATGATCACGGGAGCCAGAATTACTCACAGCTATCTCAAGTTCGGAGGAGTACGCGACGACCTTCCGGATGGGTTTAAAGAAAAAGCAATCTCTGTCCTCAACAAACTCAAAAAATCAGTTGACGATTTTGAGGAAATGTTCCACACGGACAGGATCTACAGGGAAAGAACTGTCGGAGTTGGCGTCCTGACTGCTGATGTCGCAAAGAACCTTGGGGTTTCAGGGCCTGCTTTGCGTGCAACCGGTGTACCTTTCGATATCCGGAAAAATGAACCTTATCTGGTTTATAAAGACCTTGACTTCAAAGTCTGCACTGAAACTGCAGGAGACTGTTTTGCAAGAGTCCAGGTCAGACTTAATGAGATCCGGGAAAGTATCTATATCCTGGAACAGTGTTTCGACCAGATTCCCAGCGGCCCTCTCTTCCCCGAAGGTTCCCTGTACGGCAGGAGAACCCCTGTAATGAGAGTTCCTGCCGGTGAGGTGTTCTACAGGGTGGAAGACCCAAGAGGGGAAATGGGAATGTACATGATTTCCGACGGTTCGGACAAGCCATACAGAGTAAAGATTAGAGGCCCCTACTATCCTACCCTGCAAGCTCTGCCTCCCCTTATAATAGGCACGACTGTTGCAGATGTAGCAGCAATCTCAGGCAGCATGGACGGGTGTACCAGTGAAGCGGACAGGTGA
- the cofH gene encoding 7,8-didemethyl-8-hydroxy-5-deazariboflavin synthase subunit CofH → MNNRIPEDLIERAYQGKSTKEDGLLLLEVPPFELFRFADELRSLTAGDTVTYVVNRNINFTSRCVGTCGFCAFRTNDGKVLSIEGIMEKVREAEKEKATEVCIQGGLLPDVGLDFYQEIAETIKAEFPEMHIHAFSPMEVYHASRVSGIKVSEALSKLKRSGLDTMPGTAAEILSDRVRKIICPSKLKTAEWIEVVTQAHATGIPTTATMMYGHVETPEERIEHILTIRDIQKETGGITEFVPLPFMPYNNPIGEKMIREGRYATPGLDDLKIYAVSRILLHGHVDNIQASWVKLGKKLSQFALHCGANDLGGTLMEESISRLAGAPNGESISVEELEWMIYGAGRVPKERTTLYKGVHELTSGNSNRITGCRASE, encoded by the coding sequence ATGAACAACAGGATTCCCGAAGATCTCATAGAACGAGCATACCAGGGGAAGAGCACAAAAGAAGATGGTCTCCTGCTTCTGGAGGTACCTCCTTTTGAACTCTTCAGGTTTGCGGACGAACTTCGCTCTCTTACGGCAGGAGATACGGTTACTTACGTAGTAAACCGAAACATAAATTTCACAAGCCGCTGTGTAGGCACCTGCGGGTTCTGTGCATTCAGGACAAACGATGGTAAGGTCCTCAGCATAGAAGGAATTATGGAAAAGGTTAGAGAAGCTGAGAAGGAAAAAGCTACCGAAGTTTGTATCCAGGGAGGTCTTCTTCCGGATGTGGGCCTTGACTTTTACCAGGAAATTGCAGAAACCATAAAAGCCGAATTTCCGGAAATGCATATTCACGCTTTTTCCCCGATGGAGGTTTACCATGCTTCTCGTGTCAGTGGCATAAAAGTAAGTGAAGCCCTTTCAAAGCTGAAACGAAGCGGGCTTGATACAATGCCCGGAACTGCAGCCGAAATTCTCTCTGACCGTGTCAGGAAAATTATTTGCCCTTCAAAACTCAAGACTGCGGAGTGGATTGAAGTGGTCACACAGGCACATGCTACAGGAATCCCTACCACGGCAACCATGATGTACGGGCATGTCGAAACTCCTGAAGAGAGAATTGAGCACATCCTGACTATCAGGGATATTCAGAAAGAGACTGGCGGAATTACCGAGTTTGTGCCTCTGCCTTTTATGCCTTATAATAATCCGATTGGTGAAAAAATGATCCGAGAGGGCAGGTATGCTACTCCTGGCCTCGATGACCTGAAAATCTATGCTGTTTCACGTATCCTTCTTCACGGGCACGTAGATAATATTCAGGCAAGCTGGGTAAAACTGGGGAAGAAGCTTTCCCAGTTTGCTCTTCACTGTGGTGCAAATGACCTGGGAGGTACACTCATGGAAGAGAGTATTTCCAGATTGGCAGGAGCTCCTAATGGAGAAAGTATCTCTGTTGAAGAACTGGAATGGATGATCTACGGAGCCGGAAGAGTTCCAAAAGAGAGGACAACCCTTTACAAAGGAGTACATGAATTGACTTCCGGGAACTCTAACAGAATTACAGGGTGTAGAGCCTCAGAATAA
- the fpoB gene encoding F(420)H(2) dehydrogenase subunit B, which produces MGEVKEKKTSKPYETSEEEIPGVLTTTGNAISDFLKKTKVQDFINWGRKNSLWFMTQPMGCCGVEMIAMGCAHYDTDRFGIIPRNSPRQADVMLISGYVTKKYLPALKRLWEQMPSPKWVIAFGDCSISGGPFYESYSTVQNIDEIFPIDVFVPGCPPRPEAMLQGFVELQEKIKAKKDLGSEY; this is translated from the coding sequence ATGGGTGAAGTGAAGGAGAAAAAAACGAGTAAACCCTATGAGACCTCGGAAGAAGAAATTCCTGGAGTTCTTACAACAACAGGCAATGCGATCAGTGATTTTCTCAAGAAAACTAAGGTTCAGGACTTTATTAACTGGGGTAGGAAAAATTCGCTATGGTTTATGACCCAGCCAATGGGCTGTTGCGGAGTCGAGATGATTGCAATGGGCTGTGCCCACTATGATACGGACCGCTTTGGAATTATTCCGAGAAACTCTCCAAGGCAGGCTGATGTTATGCTCATAAGCGGCTACGTGACAAAGAAATACCTGCCTGCTTTAAAAAGACTCTGGGAACAGATGCCTTCTCCTAAATGGGTCATCGCTTTTGGAGACTGTTCAATTAGTGGCGGCCCATTCTATGAGTCATATAGTACTGTCCAGAATATTGATGAGATATTTCCAATCGATGTCTTTGTCCCAGGGTGTCCTCCAAGGCCAGAAGCAATGCTTCAGGGATTTGTGGAACTACAGGAAAAAATCAAAGCCAAAAAAGACCTGGGCTCGGAGTATTAA
- the cofH gene encoding 5-amino-6-(D-ribitylamino)uracil--L-tyrosine 4-hydroxyphenyl transferase CofH encodes MYTKKPTTPEDVIERAYQGKCTKEDALLLLEGNPFELFELANNLRASTVGDTVSYVVNRNIYITNKCVGNCGFCAYRTEKGYILSVEEILEKAGEARKAGAVEVCIQGGYIPEADVEFYLEIIESVKAEFPDLCIHALSPMEVNYAAGISGMSVEEALRRLKKSGLDSLTGTSAEILSDRVRKIICPGKINTQQWIDTITAAHKAGISTNSTIMYGHVETLEERLDHVFIIREIQKETGGFTELIPMAFLPYNNPVGEKMIASGKFSTTGLEDLQLIAISRVILHTYVNNIQATWVKLGKKLAQVALQCGANDLGGTLMEDQISTASGGSNGEYVSPAEFEWMIKGAGRTPVQRDTLYRKIERDFSNKVNPLPIL; translated from the coding sequence ATGTACACGAAAAAACCGACAACTCCAGAAGATGTAATTGAAAGGGCATACCAGGGAAAATGTACTAAAGAGGATGCCCTCCTTCTGCTTGAAGGAAACCCTTTTGAGCTGTTTGAGCTCGCCAATAATCTGCGTGCCAGTACGGTAGGCGATACTGTTAGTTATGTAGTGAACAGGAATATCTATATCACAAATAAATGTGTGGGAAACTGCGGGTTCTGTGCCTACAGGACAGAGAAAGGGTATATCCTGAGCGTTGAAGAAATCCTGGAAAAAGCAGGAGAAGCGAGAAAAGCAGGAGCTGTGGAGGTATGCATCCAGGGTGGATATATCCCGGAAGCTGATGTAGAGTTCTATCTTGAGATTATAGAATCAGTAAAAGCCGAATTCCCTGACCTGTGTATTCATGCCCTGTCCCCTATGGAAGTAAATTACGCAGCAGGAATCTCAGGCATGTCGGTTGAAGAAGCCCTGCGAAGACTTAAAAAAAGTGGGCTTGATTCCCTTACCGGGACTTCGGCCGAGATCCTTTCCGACAGGGTAAGAAAGATTATCTGCCCTGGAAAAATCAATACCCAGCAGTGGATTGATACCATAACTGCAGCACATAAAGCAGGGATTTCCACTAATTCCACTATCATGTACGGACATGTTGAAACCCTTGAAGAACGCCTGGACCATGTCTTTATCATCCGTGAAATCCAGAAAGAGACAGGCGGGTTTACGGAACTTATACCAATGGCGTTTTTGCCTTACAATAACCCTGTAGGGGAAAAGATGATTGCATCCGGAAAATTCTCGACCACAGGGCTTGAAGACCTTCAGCTCATAGCTATTTCCCGCGTAATTTTACATACTTACGTTAACAATATTCAGGCCACGTGGGTAAAGTTAGGAAAGAAACTCGCTCAGGTAGCCTTACAGTGCGGAGCAAACGACCTCGGAGGCACGCTTATGGAAGACCAGATCTCCACAGCCTCGGGAGGCAGTAATGGAGAATATGTATCTCCTGCCGAGTTCGAATGGATGATAAAAGGAGCAGGAAGAACCCCTGTGCAGAGGGATACTCTATACCGGAAAATAGAACGAGATTTTTCTAATAAAGTCAATCCCCTTCCTATTTTGTGA
- the cofG gene encoding 7,8-didemethyl-8-hydroxy-5-deazariboflavin synthase CofG, which yields MTYSKNVFVPVTNICRNHCGYCGFRREPGQPGARLMRPGEILPVLENGANAGCTEALFTFGEYAEEVSEYRKWLKELGYSSTLEYLLILCEAAIDIGILPHTNAGIMTRSELKALKPLNASMGLMLESTATLDAHKDCPGKLPELRLNTIREAGKLQIPYTTGLLIGIGEKREDRIESLEAIASLHREYGHIQEVIIQNFAPKPGTTMENFPAPSIEEMIDTICLARQILPSDIAVQVAPNLIDPKALIAKGVTDLGGISPLTIDWINPEAEWPDVKDLQRKLSPILLRERLPIYPQYVRNEWYSDRIGGLIEQLSDADGYRKKPWTEGMRRN from the coding sequence GTGACCTACTCGAAAAACGTTTTCGTTCCTGTGACCAATATTTGCAGGAACCACTGTGGTTACTGCGGTTTTCGGCGGGAGCCCGGACAACCAGGCGCCAGGCTCATGAGACCCGGAGAAATTCTTCCTGTACTTGAAAACGGGGCAAATGCAGGGTGTACCGAAGCTCTTTTCACCTTTGGGGAATATGCAGAGGAGGTTTCGGAGTACAGGAAATGGCTTAAAGAACTCGGTTATTCTTCCACGCTTGAATACCTTCTCATTCTCTGTGAGGCTGCAATCGATATTGGAATCCTTCCTCATACGAATGCAGGGATTATGACGCGCTCGGAGCTGAAGGCTTTAAAGCCTTTGAATGCAAGCATGGGGCTTATGCTTGAGAGCACGGCAACCCTGGACGCCCATAAGGACTGCCCCGGCAAACTTCCCGAACTCAGGCTTAATACCATTCGAGAAGCAGGAAAACTCCAGATCCCCTATACTACCGGCCTTCTTATAGGAATTGGGGAAAAAAGGGAAGATAGAATTGAGTCCCTTGAAGCTATTGCGTCTCTTCATAGGGAATACGGGCACATCCAGGAAGTTATTATCCAGAACTTTGCCCCAAAACCCGGGACAACTATGGAAAACTTTCCTGCTCCTTCAATAGAAGAAATGATTGACACTATATGCCTGGCCAGACAGATCCTTCCTTCTGACATAGCAGTGCAGGTCGCCCCAAACCTTATAGACCCCAAAGCCCTTATCGCAAAAGGAGTAACTGACCTGGGAGGCATATCTCCACTGACAATTGACTGGATTAATCCTGAAGCTGAATGGCCGGATGTGAAGGACTTGCAAAGGAAACTAAGTCCTATTTTGCTCAGGGAACGCCTGCCAATTTACCCTCAGTATGTAAGAAATGAATGGTATTCGGACAGGATAGGCGGGCTTATAGAACAACTCTCTGATGCTGACGGTTACAGGAAAAAGCCCTGGACAGAGGGCATGCGGAGGAATTGA
- the fpoA gene encoding F420H2 dehydrogenase subunit FpoA encodes MSEIIDSYIPVAIFLVVALVMPPMTMFMVKQLSPRSKAAGKYTTYESGSVPTGTARIQFNVEYYLYAIAFVLFDIEVLFLYPWVTVYKGHGITSLAVVEMFAFIFILLFGYIYLWKKGALTWVK; translated from the coding sequence ATGTCTGAAATAATTGATAGCTACATACCAGTTGCAATATTCCTTGTCGTGGCACTTGTTATGCCTCCAATGACAATGTTTATGGTAAAGCAACTGAGCCCGAGGAGCAAGGCAGCCGGCAAATACACGACATATGAGTCGGGTTCGGTTCCCACAGGAACTGCAAGGATCCAGTTCAATGTTGAGTATTATCTTTATGCAATTGCATTTGTGCTCTTTGATATAGAGGTGCTTTTTCTTTACCCATGGGTTACGGTCTATAAGGGGCATGGGATCACCTCTCTTGCAGTGGTTGAGATGTTTGCCTTTATTTTTATACTGCTCTTCGGATACATTTATCTCTGGAAAAAGGGGGCCCTTACATGGGTGAAGTGA
- a CDS encoding 4Fe-4S binding protein produces MKINDNCVGCGQCASFCKQGAIEVKGKAQATDACIDCGICALYCPVKAIEVLA; encoded by the coding sequence ATGAAGATTAATGATAATTGTGTAGGATGCGGCCAGTGTGCTTCTTTTTGTAAACAAGGAGCAATAGAGGTAAAAGGAAAGGCACAAGCTACTGACGCCTGCATAGACTGCGGAATCTGCGCTCTTTACTGCCCTGTTAAGGCTATAGAGGTGTTGGCATGA
- the fpoC gene encoding F420H2 dehydrogenase subunit FpoC — translation MDVTEILKLLTGTFPEAISEAAAESEIRARAYVGREKVKEVCQYLKDSLQFDHLCSVCGVDYIKRNEFEVVYHIASYNHPVVLTLKARLPRESPEIESVVSVYWNANWYERETYELFGILFKNHPNLKPLVLPEDMLGEWPLRKDYEGFPNKTARNLV, via the coding sequence ATGGATGTCACAGAAATTCTCAAGTTATTAACAGGCACATTTCCTGAGGCAATCTCCGAAGCCGCAGCCGAGTCCGAAATCCGTGCCAGGGCATATGTGGGCAGGGAGAAGGTGAAAGAAGTTTGCCAGTACCTTAAGGATTCCCTTCAATTTGACCACCTCTGCTCAGTCTGCGGGGTGGACTACATAAAAAGGAATGAGTTTGAGGTAGTCTATCATATAGCATCATATAATCATCCTGTGGTTCTGACGCTTAAGGCCAGGCTTCCGAGAGAAAGTCCGGAAATCGAATCCGTTGTATCGGTGTACTGGAATGCAAACTGGTATGAAAGGGAAACTTACGAGCTTTTCGGGATTCTATTCAAAAACCACCCTAACCTGAAGCCACTTGTACTTCCCGAAGATATGCTTGGAGAATGGCCCCTCAGGAAAGATTACGAGGGCTTTCCGAATAAGACGGCCAGAAACCTGGTGTGA